The DNA sequence AATGCGCACAAAGTTAATACGACAGGAAGAATAGGGGATGTGGTCGATAGCACTGCTAAGAAGGAGGGCCAtgattttacaattttacagtACTGTATAGTAATGTATAAGCACTGCAAACACACTAGGGAAAATGTGCCAGTAGTTATGAACAGAGTGCCCTTATTAATTATgcatgaaagaaagaaaattaatttctgtttctTGGTTTTCCTTCTCAAATGTCTTGCTGCAGGAGCCTCCAGTGTTGTTGTGGGGCATCCACTTGACACAGTTAAGGTAAGTTCTGACACAGTTAATGGTGCAGTACAAGAAAACCTGTATTGTGTTAGCTTTACTTAGCTTTACTTTGCTTGGCCCTATATGGGTTTGTTGAGTTTTATGTTGGGTAGATCGCCCAATATATAGGACCACTGGGGCTGGGTAAAAACTAGACTACTATAGCATATGAGCCTGCATAAACATATGCATGTCAAGCCCAGGTCAGTGTTCAACATATGTCTTGAAATCAGCTCTCCAGCTGTAGGTACTGTAGGCCGTGTCATGTCTCCAAAAATAGCTCTTGGCACCCCTGGCCTGGCTCTGTCCCTCGGGTCATGTGCAATCTGGCTAAGCACTGCTTTTCACCATTCTGTCCCACAGACTCGTTTACAGGCCGGGAAAGGTTACAGAAACACCTTTCACTGTGTTCTCACCATCTACCAGAAAGAAAGTGTAAGTGATCATATCATTTCCCCCCTTATCATTTCAAGGCTTTCCCACAacctgattttttaaatgtaaaataccaCAGGGTAAGAAATCATCACCCTTGAATGAACTTTCTTTTAATTTTCCAGCCTGTGCAGATAACTAATTGACAGAGAGTactgataaatataaaaatgaattaaatgaatgatcGTGTGGAGATGACATCTTACTAGAAACAGAACTTAACTAGAGAGCCAGGGTATCACAAAGGATTACAGTGTTTCTAGCCTGATGCAGTTTGTTCCAGAGCAAAGCACATTTAGTTacatcacattgcattacattttatcGAAAGTGACGTATGATAAGTGCAttccgaaggtcattggaacaactacagaacaacGGGACAATAAGTAACGAATCATAAAGTATCAGTTTTCCATAGCCATaaacatcaagtctagttcacacagtaagcataggctacgTCAGTAAAGTTATGGGGAGTCAAACtagaagtagaactttttttaaactcatctCAATCTCAGACCTGTGGAAAATAACAGCTCCTTGAGTTCCAATTCACGCTCCCTGCAagcagagggggaaaagaaaaggcaGGACCTAGTTCTGCTAGATTTCATTCTCCATTTCAAATAGCTTCTTGCCAGCTGGACAGCTCCTCTGGATGCCAAAAGCTCCTACTTGTCCTCACATTGTTCTTCTGCTCTTGCCAGGTTTCTGGGTTTTTCAAAGGACTCTCCTTCCCTTTGGCCAGCATTGCTCTCTATAACTCGGTGGTGTTTGGCTTCTTCAGCAACACGCAGAGGGTCATTAGCAAGTTTCGCTATGGTGATGGGCATCACCCCTCCAGTATACTGGACCTGACACTAGCCAGTATGATGACAGGCTTTGTTTCTGTGGGCATGGGAGCCCCAGTGGACTTGGTGAAAATCCGGCTGCAAATGCAGTCTCACCCTGTTCTTGCAGGTAGGGGGGGACAGTCTGTTGAAGCAAAAGTCACTTTTGCAATTAGAACTTTCGACTTTAGAAGTGTTTGATTGTAAATGCGTCCGGCTGTGCTTACAGGTCAATTTACAAACCAATTATTAATTTGCAAATGAAGCAAAATTACATCCCAACAGTGAGATTACAACAGTATAACCAGGAAGCCAGTGGACAGGGGCACTGTACTTATCCCAGAAGAAGAAGCACCTcatgcatttttgtgcatttttaaagagaacCTCAACCTTGCTGGGAACGTGCCACTACGTTCAGTGGGAATCCGGAGTCAGACTGTCTACAGGGGCCCCATTCACTGTATTGGCAGCATCCTACAGAGCGAAGGAGTCCAAGGACTGTACCGAGGGGCAGGGGCCATGTTGCTGCGGGACATCCCTGGATACGCCCTCTACTTCATCCCCTACaccctgctctgtgattggtttaaGCCTGACCAAAATGCCTCCCCTCATCCTTGCTACATATGGCTGGCAGGTGGATTAGCAGGTAACAGCTTTATTACAGCTTTTTGCCATGAAACTCATTTTTGAAAGGGGTGGCTTTTGAAAACaaggaacaaataaaatgtttatgcaaaACTAAAGAGGAGGTGCATCACTGAAAGATAAAACGTATGGTTTGAGTAAATATTGAACATTGCTTGACACTAGAAAATTGTCTTCATTTGAAAACTAGCAAGTAGCTCATACATCTCAGCAATATGCATAACATTCTGTCGTGAACGTTCTTTGTTTAATTTGGCTtcagagaaaaagaacaaagtgTAGTTAAAAAGTGGAATTTATTTGCACACTGACTCCAATGGGCTGCTTATGTTAGAATAAGGATAAGATTGACATTTTATGTACTCACTGTACTTTTGGTGCTTTTTTTCCTGGAATATTCTATTTTTCATGGAATAACTGGTGTCAAATCTAAACTGGTATCACAAGCACTGTCTGTTTTGCCCTTAACTTTGAACGACAATATATATTAAAGGTTTGTTTCTGAGTTAGTAACAAACCTTTAGTTAGAATTAAGTTAGAATCTAAGGAATTTTTAGACTAGGTCTGGATCTCAGtcaatgaaaatgtgatttttatacAGTCGATCTTCAATTCCgtgtataaatatgtacaatacCACTGAAGTATACAAATAACCTCATCTCACCCAATGTGAAGAAGCTTGTTCTAACTTCCTCCAGTGCAAATCCTGATGTTGTTCGCACAACATTTTAGAATCTGGCTGTAAAACCCTGTAAAAGGGAGTGCACAGGAGTGCCTTAAGCAATGAATGATGACTGtcattttataatgcatttttgcCAGTTTTGCAAGTTTATCTTCTTTCTGGCATTTAACACCAACGGACATCTGACCTCCTATGCAGGGTCCATCTCCTGGGTCACTGCAACCCCAGTTGACGTGGTGAAGAGTCGATTGCAGGCCGATGCTTTCCACTACAGGAAATACAGAGGGATAACCCACTGCATAATCAGTAGCTATAAAACAGAGGGTTTGCATGTAAGCTCAGCCACTTGCTATAATGAATGTAGTTACTCTACTTGTTATGTCATTGCTTACCATAAAGATTTGTAACATTTCCTGGTAAAACAGGTAgtacaaacagaacaaataaaaaaaccagtTACAATAAGTTGGCAAGTTAACAATGTTAAATTGTAAAACAGATTATTGGCTGACCTTTATTTGACTTCTGTGGTGAATGATCTAGCCATGCGAATGACGCAGAATGATAAGATTCAGAGGCAGaagaatcaataaaaataaatgggagGGGAGAGATACGTTAGTTATTTTGTAGACTGTATAAGCCTAAGACATAATATTCAACATGCTCATAAATGCAGTTACCgcataaaaaatacagaaaggaTCGAACAAAAAAGATTATTGCCAAGTACTGAGGTGTTGACTGTATGGTACCTTGATGTACGATGTAATTAACTGCTCTGTTAAAGTGTCTAATATTTGTGTTCACAAACAACTAGACATGCTCAAAGAAAACTGAATGCAGTGACCACAAATGGCTAAACTGTAGATATGTCGAAGACCAATATATTAGGCGTGAAGTTAAGACAAATCCCATGAATCTTTTCCCAAGCATCTGAAATCCTGCTTCTTTTTCTGCAGGTTTTCTTCCGTGGGGTGACAGTGAATGCCATCCGAGGATTCCCCATGAGTGCCACCATGTTTTTGGGCTATGAACTCTCTTTGGATTTCTTTAGGAGTCTCTAGGAGGTCATCTGCCCTCTGCTACCATAGGCTCTTAAAGATTTGACCAGGAAACCCTTATTTGGAA is a window from the Anguilla anguilla isolate fAngAng1 chromosome 3, fAngAng1.pri, whole genome shotgun sequence genome containing:
- the slc25a48 gene encoding solute carrier family 25 member 48 isoform X2, with amino-acid sequence MNWFHLDDFIAGWIGGASSVVVGHPLDTVKTRLQAGKGYRNTFHCVLTIYQKESVSGFFKGLSFPLASIALYNSVVFGFFSNTQRVISKFRYGDGHHPSSILDLTLASMMTGFVSVGMGAPVDLVKIRLQMQSHPVLAENLNLAGNVPLRSVGIRSQTVYRGPIHCIGSILQSEGVQGLYRGAGAMLLRDIPGYALYFIPYTLLCDWFKPDQNASPHPCYIWLAGGLAGSISWVTATPVDVVKSRLQADAFHYRKYRGITHCIISSYKTEGLHVFFRGVTVNAIRGFPMSATMFLGYELSLDFFRSL
- the slc25a48 gene encoding solute carrier family 25 member 48 isoform X1; the protein is MAKQTFCWCSVRPKPCYRASSVVVGHPLDTVKTRLQAGKGYRNTFHCVLTIYQKESVSGFFKGLSFPLASIALYNSVVFGFFSNTQRVISKFRYGDGHHPSSILDLTLASMMTGFVSVGMGAPVDLVKIRLQMQSHPVLAENLNLAGNVPLRSVGIRSQTVYRGPIHCIGSILQSEGVQGLYRGAGAMLLRDIPGYALYFIPYTLLCDWFKPDQNASPHPCYIWLAGGLAGSISWVTATPVDVVKSRLQADAFHYRKYRGITHCIISSYKTEGLHVFFRGVTVNAIRGFPMSATMFLGYELSLDFFRSL